The DNA region TGTATGTGTTTCATATGCCGGGACAGGTCAAAGCCCTGTTGGACCACTTCGGCTATCAATGGATAGCCCACCGGCCGATTGAGGCGTTTTTCCACAAACAGGGCCTCGTTATTACAACGGCCGCCGGAGCAGGTATGCGGCACGCAGCAAAGGATGCTCAGGATTCTTTTAACTGGTGGGGAGTCGGGCGGACCTACACCTTCAAAAAAGCGGTCCAGGCTTCGGAATGGAGTCAGGTTTCCGAGAAAAAGAGAGAGAAAATTACAAAAGAAGTCAAGGCGACCTCCCGGAAAATTCTCGCACAAAAAGGATCCGGACCACGCCTCAAAGTGAAGATGATCTTCTATCTGATGAGGTTCGTGCAGAAAAAATACCGGTACAATCCGGAAGATGTGGCATACTGGAAGGAGAAAGGCTGGTTCGACGGGAAAAAACCCTGGAAGGACACCTGAAAAACTTCGTTCACTGCCGGGATCGGGAGGGGGGAAAAGTACATGTTTCCACAACCCAATACTCCATCATCCAATGAAAATCACCGTCATTTATGGAACGAGCCGTACGGAAAAATCCAGTACGTACAACATCGCCCAGCAGTTCCTAGCTGAACTCGCAGACGGCGACCCAGTCACCGAATTCCACCTTCCACGGGACATGCCGGCATTCTGCACCGGCTGCTTCAACTGTTTTTCCGACACCACAACCTGCCCTCACTATAAATACATCCAGCCGATAGAGGAGGCAATGCAGAATGCGGATCTGATCATTATCACTGCTCCCGTGTATGTGTTCCATGTGCCCGGCCAGGTCAAGGCACTCTTAGACCACTTCGGGTGTCGGTGGATGGGACACAAGCCAAACCCGCAGATGTTTCGCAAACAGGCACTTTTTATTATAACGGCCGCAAAAGCCGGGATGCGGAGTGCAGCAAAGGATATTCAGGATTCCTTTGACTGGTGGGGAGTCGGCCGGACCTATGGTTTCAAAAATGCGGTTCTGGCGGGAGAATGGACGGAGGTCACCGACAAAAGCAAAGCGGCGTTTGCACAAGAAGTCAAGAAGACAGCCCGAAAAATCCAAAGACAGCAGGGAGCAGGACCCCGGCTCAAAGTCAGGATGCTCTTCTATCTGATGCGGTTTGTACAGAAAAAATATCGGTTTATTGAATCCGATGCAGCATACTGGGAAGAAAACGGCTGGTTAGACGGGAAAATACCCTGGAAGGACGCCTGAGACGCACCGCGCCTGTTGACAAACACACCTTCATCACCACATCTTTTCGAAGATTCTTGGATCGGTTTTTTCTATCACGGGACATACGTAGAGAATCCTGCCACATATCTTTTGGACAAAAAGAAATCGGGAAATCAGTAGAGATAAGATAATAAAAGATGCTCTTCTCTGGTGTGACAATTGAAAAATTCCGTTCATTCGTAGTATATGGAAGTAAAAACTATACATAAAGTGAAACCAATTTAAAACAAAGCACAAATTAATATAAGTCAAATAATTGGCGATTTTTTCTTTTTTTGAGGATATCAATGGATTTACAGCGATGTCATCTGCCATAAACGATTATTGTTGTAAAAAAAACACATGGAAATAAAATTAGTTTGTTATCATCATTTTAAAATGTGTAATATTAGTTAATATTAATATTAATATTAGTAACAATACATAAGTAATTTATGTTAATAATTAGCATTAATAAATGTATCATATTACGTGGGTTACAATCATGAATGAAAAAATTCTGAAAAAAGTGGAGAGCGGACGTAGATTTGCCCCGGATGATTATTTGAATATATTTTCCAGTTCCTCCTATGCTGAATTGGAGCCGCTGATAAATGTTATTTATGATCGACAAAAATCCGGACATTCACCTATCAAACTGACGTCCACCATCCATCTTACCAATCAATGTCATGTAACTCCGAAATGCACATACTGCGGATTCGCTGCCGGAACATCAGAAAACGGATATTATACTCCATTCCATAAGACAGACAGCGAAATTGAAACAATCGCCAAAGCAATCGAACTATCGGGCATTCCACGCGTTAGTTGTTCGGGAGCTCACGGTTACGGCGGTGAACAAGCGGTTTCTGCAGCACGTATTGTAAAAAATACCACATCATTGGAACTCCTTATCAACGTGGGTGCTGATCTTACCCGAGAATCTCTTGAAAAAATCTCAAGATATAATACGGATACCATCTGCTGCAACCTTGAAACCGTCAATGAGCAGCTCTTTCATAAATTAAAACCTGGAGAAAATCTTGCAAACCGCATTCATGTTTGTCAGATGACCGATGATATCGGTCTTGAACTCTCTTCCGGTCTGCTGATTGGTGTCGGGGAAAGCCATCAGGATAGATTAAATCATCTTCAGTTTCTGAAACGATACAAAAATCTTGGAGAGATCCCGATTATGGGTTTTAACCCGTATCCTGGAACTCCCATGGCCAATCATCCTCCATGCTCGCTGCTTGAACAGATTAAAACGATTCTTGTTGTCAGGCTGATGTATCCAGACATACGTATCACTGTTCCCACCCCGACCATAGGACCAAAAAATGTTAGTTATTCGCTCAAAGCCGGCGCCACGAATGTCGCAACGGTCATTCCGGAAAATTATCCAGTAGATGTCAAGGGAGTTGGATCTCCAGTCTGCGGCAACTTATCGGATGTCCTGACAACCATTTACAATCTTGGTCTTTCTCCGCAGTTGAATCCGAATTTCCCGTATCAAACCCAGAAATTTACAGATGGTGCATCAGTCCAATGAATCTTGACTCCATTGATTGCTGCGTTTCCAGTGCATACTCTCAGTCTCTCAACGGCACACGGCTCGGTGACACGGCAGAAGAAACCATGTCGATTCGTGAATACATCAAATCTTCACGGCATATCGTAGTCCCGAATCATGATGACCGAAAAATCGCAGTAATTAATTCAGTTCTTTCTTCGTTTGGTCTGCCCCGTGCTGTTCATCTTTGCATCCCGACAAACAGCCCGGACCTCACACGAACACCTGCAGTCAGTAAGGCTCTTATGGCTCTTGATATAACCGGTGCCGATCTTGTCATTGCACGT from Methanocorpusculum labreanum Z includes:
- a CDS encoding flavodoxin family protein codes for the protein MKITVIYGTSRTEKSSTYNIAQQFLAELADGDPVTEFHLPKDMPEFCTGCFNCFSDPAKCPHYAYIKPISDAMLNADLIIISAPVYVFHMPGQVKALLDHFGYQWIAHRPIEAFFHKQGLVITTAAGAGMRHAAKDAQDSFNWWGVGRTYTFKKAVQASEWSQVSEKKREKITKEVKATSRKILAQKGSGPRLKVKMIFYLMRFVQKKYRYNPEDVAYWKEKGWFDGKKPWKDT
- a CDS encoding flavodoxin family protein; this translates as MKITVIYGTSRTEKSSTYNIAQQFLAELADGDPVTEFHLPRDMPAFCTGCFNCFSDTTTCPHYKYIQPIEEAMQNADLIIITAPVYVFHVPGQVKALLDHFGCRWMGHKPNPQMFRKQALFIITAAKAGMRSAAKDIQDSFDWWGVGRTYGFKNAVLAGEWTEVTDKSKAAFAQEVKKTARKIQRQQGAGPRLKVRMLFYLMRFVQKKYRFIESDAAYWEENGWLDGKIPWKDA
- the hmdB gene encoding 5,10-methenyltetrahydromethanopterin hydrogenase cofactor biosynthesis protein HmdB; translation: MNEKILKKVESGRRFAPDDYLNIFSSSSYAELEPLINVIYDRQKSGHSPIKLTSTIHLTNQCHVTPKCTYCGFAAGTSENGYYTPFHKTDSEIETIAKAIELSGIPRVSCSGAHGYGGEQAVSAARIVKNTTSLELLINVGADLTRESLEKISRYNTDTICCNLETVNEQLFHKLKPGENLANRIHVCQMTDDIGLELSSGLLIGVGESHQDRLNHLQFLKRYKNLGEIPIMGFNPYPGTPMANHPPCSLLEQIKTILVVRLMYPDIRITVPTPTIGPKNVSYSLKAGATNVATVIPENYPVDVKGVGSPVCGNLSDVLTTIYNLGLSPQLNPNFPYQTQKFTDGASVQ
- a CDS encoding DUF3236 domain-containing protein encodes the protein MNLDSIDCCVSSAYSQSLNGTRLGDTAEETMSIREYIKSSRHIVVPNHDDRKIAVINSVLSSFGLPRAVHLCIPTNSPDLTRTPAVSKALMALDITGADLVIARGRLGVPGSGSMLVIMDSRGRILSASLSPSHLYHAKSISDAVTHEMEEALVRVGFQKEKI